From Spea bombifrons isolate aSpeBom1 chromosome 6, aSpeBom1.2.pri, whole genome shotgun sequence, a single genomic window includes:
- the ALG14 gene encoding UDP-N-acetylglucosamine transferase subunit ALG14 homolog: MDGIVAVAVGFLLTAVVMAIRIWLVLRRYNRCLPGKKGAVSLLVVAGSGGHTTEILRLLGSLSKCYTPTHYVIAETDKMSEDKIKCFESSRPTGVCKHLYSIYRIPRSREVRQSWCSSFFTTLRSILYSFPLTTRVQPDVILCNGPGTCVPVCLSALLLGIFGIKKIIVIYVESICRVESLSLSGRILYYFSDYFIVQWPSLKEKYPNSIYLGRIV; this comes from the exons ATGGACGGGATTGTCGCTGTGGCCGTCGGCTTCCTGTTGACCGCCGTGGTCATGGCAATCAGGATCTGGTTGGTCCTGCGTCGATATAACAGGTGCCTGCCTGGGAAAAAAGGCGCCGTCAGTCTTCTTGTTGTCGCGGGCTCAG GAGGTCACACAACTGAAATCTTGAGGTTGCTGGGCAGTCTGTCTAAATGCTACACCCCAACACATTACGTTATTGCTGAAACAGATAAGATGAGCGAAGACAAGATTAAGTGCTTTGAAAGCAGCAGACCAACTGGAGTCTGCAAGCATTTG TATTCCATCTATCGTATTCCGAGGAGCCGTGAAGTCAGGCAGTCCTGGTGCTCCTCTTTTTTCACGACGCTGCGCTCCATACTTTACTCTTTTCCTCTTACTACCCGTGTGCAGCCAGATGTG ATTCTGTGTAATGGACCAGGGACGTGTGTTCCCGTCTGCCTGTCGGCTCTTCTTCTTGGGATCTTTGGcatcaagaaaataattgtCATCTATGTGGAAAGCATCTGTCGTGTGGAATCCCTGTCCCTGTCTGGACGAATCCTGTATTATTTTTCTGACTATTTTATTGTCCAGTGGCCATCGCTTAAGGAGAAATACCCAAATTCTATATATTTGGGAAGAATAGTATGA